The following coding sequences are from one Hymenobacter sp. DG25A window:
- a CDS encoding ABC1 kinase family protein, protein MEETSKSLDSLPTTKVARAARFAKTGFNVGANYVKHYAKRAVGAESTTQDLHEANAAELYGTLSEMKGSVLKVAQMLAMEKNILPAAYADQFAQAQYQTPPLSGPLVVKAFRDAFGKSPFEVFEEFDINARQAASIGQVHFARQEGRELAVKVQYPGVADSIRSDIRLVKPIALRILGLDEATVRPYLQEVETRLLEETDYALELRRGQEIAAACAHLPHLEFARYYPELSSTRILTMDWLPGQHLKEFLATAPAQEVRNQLGQALWDFYMYQLNELRQVHADPHPGNFLLRTDEGGTLGVLDFGCVKEIPAEVHRLFTALLAPETLTDPALLTSLLQEAGVVRPEDTAAKRAFYVSTMQASLELVGRPFREDTFDFGDPAYMQALYALGDDLMQQPELRQQREPRGSEHFIYLNRTYVGLYAFLTELRARVRTR, encoded by the coding sequence ATGGAAGAAACCTCCAAGTCCCTCGACTCCCTGCCTACTACCAAAGTGGCGCGGGCGGCGCGCTTCGCTAAAACCGGCTTTAATGTGGGTGCCAACTACGTGAAGCACTACGCCAAGCGGGCAGTTGGCGCCGAAAGCACCACCCAGGATTTGCATGAGGCAAATGCCGCTGAGCTCTACGGTACGCTGAGCGAGATGAAAGGCTCAGTGCTGAAAGTGGCCCAGATGCTGGCCATGGAAAAGAACATTCTGCCCGCGGCCTATGCCGACCAGTTTGCCCAGGCCCAGTACCAAACCCCGCCCCTGTCCGGCCCGCTGGTAGTAAAGGCGTTTCGGGATGCATTCGGGAAGTCGCCTTTTGAGGTGTTTGAGGAGTTCGACATCAATGCCCGGCAGGCCGCCAGCATTGGTCAGGTGCACTTTGCCCGCCAGGAAGGCCGGGAGCTGGCTGTGAAAGTGCAGTACCCCGGCGTGGCCGACAGCATCCGCTCAGATATCCGGCTGGTGAAGCCCATTGCCCTTCGTATTCTGGGGCTGGATGAAGCCACCGTGCGGCCTTACCTGCAGGAAGTGGAAACGCGCCTACTGGAGGAAACCGATTATGCGCTGGAGCTGCGGCGGGGCCAAGAAATTGCGGCCGCCTGTGCCCACTTGCCCCACCTGGAGTTTGCGCGCTACTACCCCGAGCTTTCTTCGACCCGCATCCTCACCATGGACTGGCTGCCGGGTCAGCATTTGAAAGAGTTTCTGGCCACGGCTCCAGCGCAGGAAGTGCGCAACCAGCTGGGTCAGGCACTCTGGGACTTCTACATGTATCAGCTTAACGAATTGCGCCAGGTGCACGCCGACCCGCATCCAGGCAACTTCCTACTCCGAACTGATGAAGGCGGCACCTTGGGTGTGCTGGACTTTGGCTGCGTAAAGGAAATTCCTGCCGAAGTACACCGGCTCTTCACGGCGCTGCTGGCCCCGGAAACCCTCACTGATCCGGCCTTGCTCACGTCCCTGCTGCAGGAAGCCGGCGTGGTGCGTCCGGAAGACACCGCCGCCAAGCGGGCGTTTTACGTCAGCACGATGCAGGCCTCGCTGGAGTTGGTAGGCCGCCCTTTCCGGGAGGATACCTTTGATTTCGGCGACCCGGCCTATATGCAGGCACTTTATGCCTTGGGCGACGACCTGATGCAGCAGCCTGAGCTGCGCCAGCAGCGGGAACCGCGCGGCTCCGAGCATTTCATTTACTTGAACAGAACCTACGTGGGGCTGTATGCTTTCCTGACCGAGCTACGGGCGCGGGTACGCACCCGCTAA
- the trpA gene encoding tryptophan synthase subunit alpha: MNRIKNVFDKKQKGLLNIYFTAGYPTLDSTVPLLTALTTAGADLIEIGMPFSDPLADGPVIQQSSSVALKNGMNLRVLFRQLADIRSHVPDTPILLMGYLNPVMQFGVENFCREAAAVGVDGIILPDLPLDDYVAEYQEIFQRYNMRPVFLITPQTAPERIRRIDDLTDSFLYLVSGPGTTGGANTQAEGVQDAYFQRIEDMKLRNPRLIGFGIGDKSSFQHACQFAEGAIIGSALIRALDDTEDAPAAASRFVQSVLQ; this comes from the coding sequence ATGAATCGAATAAAAAACGTCTTCGATAAAAAGCAGAAAGGCCTGCTCAATATCTATTTCACGGCCGGCTACCCCACGCTGGATTCCACGGTGCCGCTGCTTACGGCCCTGACCACGGCCGGCGCAGACCTGATTGAAATCGGGATGCCTTTTTCTGACCCCCTGGCCGATGGTCCCGTCATTCAGCAGAGCAGCTCTGTGGCGCTGAAAAACGGCATGAACCTGCGGGTGCTGTTTCGCCAGCTGGCTGATATCCGGAGCCACGTGCCTGATACGCCAATTCTGCTCATGGGCTACCTGAACCCGGTGATGCAATTTGGGGTGGAAAACTTCTGCCGGGAAGCAGCGGCGGTGGGAGTGGACGGCATCATTCTGCCCGACCTGCCCCTGGACGACTACGTGGCCGAATACCAGGAAATCTTCCAGCGCTATAACATGCGCCCGGTTTTCCTCATCACGCCGCAAACCGCCCCTGAGCGCATCCGCCGCATCGATGACCTGACGGATTCCTTCCTCTACCTGGTATCCGGCCCTGGCACTACGGGTGGGGCCAATACCCAGGCCGAAGGGGTGCAGGATGCTTATTTTCAGCGCATCGAAGACATGAAGCTGCGCAACCCGCGCTTAATCGGTTTCGGCATCGGCGACAAATCTTCCTTCCAGCATGCCTGCCAGTTTGCCGAAGGCGCCATCATCGGCTCCGCCCTGATCCGCGCCCTCGATGACACCGAAGATGCCCCGGCCGCTGCCAGCCGCTTTGTGCAGTCGGTGCTTCAGTAA
- a CDS encoding phenylalanine 4-monooxygenase, whose protein sequence is MSNTMFAQHYDQYTAQDQLVWKVLFDRQTALLHKRACSAFAQGLKRIGFHRNAIPKFEEVNERLQAYTGWELVAVPGMVDDAPFFALLAEKKFPATTWIRPMRQFDFIEEADLFHDVFGHVPLLTDAAFANFLHFLGHVARLHLNDVQGLQRLRALYWFTVEFGLVMEEGKPRIYGAGLLSSAGETHHCVDDETIRRDFDLASVLHTPFTEVRFQEQYFVLPNWEQLTESVAELAALLSTNWQLKTV, encoded by the coding sequence ATGTCCAATACGATGTTCGCGCAACACTACGACCAGTACACTGCTCAGGACCAATTAGTATGGAAGGTTCTGTTCGACCGCCAGACTGCGCTGCTGCACAAGCGGGCCTGCTCCGCCTTTGCGCAGGGTCTCAAGCGCATTGGCTTTCACCGCAACGCCATTCCTAAGTTTGAAGAAGTGAACGAGCGGCTGCAAGCCTACACGGGTTGGGAGCTGGTAGCGGTGCCCGGTATGGTAGATGATGCCCCCTTCTTTGCCTTGCTGGCCGAGAAGAAGTTTCCCGCCACTACCTGGATCCGGCCCATGCGGCAGTTCGACTTCATTGAGGAAGCCGACCTGTTTCATGATGTCTTCGGGCACGTGCCGTTGCTGACGGACGCGGCGTTTGCCAACTTCCTCCACTTCCTGGGCCACGTAGCCCGCCTGCACCTGAACGATGTGCAGGGGTTGCAGCGCCTGCGCGCGCTCTACTGGTTCACAGTAGAATTTGGGTTGGTGATGGAAGAAGGCAAGCCGCGCATCTACGGGGCGGGTCTGCTTTCCTCGGCCGGCGAAACGCACCACTGCGTAGACGATGAAACCATCCGCCGCGACTTCGACCTTGCTTCCGTATTGCATACGCCTTTCACGGAAGTACGCTTTCAGGAGCAGTATTTTGTGCTCCCTAATTGGGAGCAGCTCACGGAAAGTGTAGCTGAGCTGGCCGCCCTGCTCTCTACCAACTGGCAGCTGAAAACCGTCTAG
- the aroF gene encoding 3-deoxy-7-phosphoheptulonate synthase, whose product MIIQLEPNISAAAQADIEARIQALKYKVTDVKTQRAHYLVAIGKADIDLRAIGQLPGILDIHRVSDDYKLVSRKWRVRPTVLDLGDGVRIGEGSLTLAAGPCSIESEAQMELIMQHLVDNDVRIMRGGVFKPRSSPYSFRGLGMDGLKLFHQMARARGIKIVTEVMQVSQVEEMHDYVDVFQVGARNTQNFNLLDALGGVDKPVMIKRGISGTIEELLSSAEYVFSGGNEKLILCERGIRTFETASRNTLDLNAVPILKEKTHLPVIVDPSHGIGIREHVAPMALAGVMAGADGIIYEAHEKPEEAASDGQQTLNFAESERLIRNLRRVYALRQELE is encoded by the coding sequence ATGATCATCCAACTCGAACCCAATATTTCAGCCGCTGCTCAGGCGGATATTGAAGCCCGCATTCAGGCGCTCAAATACAAAGTAACCGATGTAAAAACCCAGCGCGCCCACTACCTGGTGGCTATCGGCAAAGCCGATATCGACCTGCGCGCCATCGGGCAGCTGCCGGGCATCCTCGATATTCATCGGGTATCCGACGACTACAAGCTGGTGAGCCGCAAATGGCGCGTGCGCCCCACCGTGCTGGACCTCGGCGACGGTGTGCGGATAGGAGAGGGGAGCCTCACGCTGGCCGCCGGCCCGTGCAGCATTGAGAGCGAAGCCCAGATGGAGCTGATTATGCAGCACCTGGTGGATAATGACGTGCGGATCATGCGTGGCGGCGTGTTTAAGCCCCGTTCCTCACCGTACTCTTTCCGCGGTTTGGGCATGGATGGCCTGAAGCTATTTCACCAGATGGCCCGGGCCCGCGGCATCAAGATTGTGACGGAGGTAATGCAGGTGTCGCAGGTAGAGGAGATGCACGATTACGTGGATGTGTTCCAGGTAGGCGCGCGCAACACCCAGAACTTCAACCTACTGGATGCCCTGGGCGGCGTAGATAAGCCCGTGATGATTAAGCGCGGAATTTCCGGCACCATTGAAGAGCTGCTCTCTTCGGCGGAATACGTGTTTTCCGGGGGCAATGAAAAGCTGATTCTCTGCGAGCGGGGCATCCGTACATTTGAAACGGCCTCGCGCAATACGCTGGATCTGAACGCCGTGCCCATCCTGAAAGAGAAAACCCATCTGCCCGTTATTGTAGACCCGTCGCACGGCATTGGCATTCGAGAGCATGTGGCCCCCATGGCCTTGGCCGGCGTAATGGCTGGTGCTGATGGCATCATCTACGAAGCGCACGAAAAGCCGGAAGAAGCCGCCTCCGATGGGCAGCAGACGCTGAACTTCGCGGAGTCGGAGCGCCTGATCCGGAACCTGCGCCGGGTGTATGCCCTGCGGCAGGAGCTGGAGTAA
- a CDS encoding TetR/AcrR family transcriptional regulator, with the protein MEKERIKQAYLDYVLRKGSPPASVYKLTQKLGLPEQEFYRFYANFDAIDRELWADFGRQALATAEKEPVWAQYGSREKLLSFYYTLLEILKRNRSYALQSLRRSLHRMPGLTPRVLDDFRQEFEAFVTEILREGRRTEEVAARPIIQDQYPRAFWQQMLFVLGFFAKDDTVDFARTDAAVEKAVTLSFDLVGRNTLDSALDFVRFLVRR; encoded by the coding sequence ATGGAAAAGGAGCGCATCAAACAAGCCTACCTCGATTACGTACTGCGCAAAGGCAGCCCGCCGGCCTCGGTGTACAAGCTCACGCAAAAGCTGGGCCTGCCGGAGCAGGAATTCTACCGCTTCTACGCCAACTTCGACGCCATTGACCGGGAGCTGTGGGCCGATTTTGGCCGTCAGGCTCTTGCTACGGCCGAGAAAGAGCCGGTGTGGGCGCAGTACGGCAGCCGCGAAAAGCTGCTCAGCTTCTACTACACGCTACTTGAGATTCTGAAGCGCAACCGCAGCTATGCCCTGCAGTCGTTGCGCCGCTCCCTGCACCGTATGCCCGGCCTCACGCCCCGTGTGCTCGATGATTTCCGGCAAGAGTTTGAGGCCTTTGTGACGGAGATTCTGCGCGAAGGACGCCGCACGGAGGAAGTAGCCGCCCGCCCCATCATTCAGGATCAGTACCCGCGCGCCTTCTGGCAGCAGATGCTGTTTGTGCTGGGCTTCTTCGCCAAAGATGATACCGTGGATTTTGCGCGCACCGATGCCGCCGTGGAAAAAGCCGTAACGCTGAGCTTCGACCTGGTAGGCCGCAACACCCTGGATTCCGCCCTGGATTTCGTGCGTTTTCTGGTGCGCCGCTAG
- a CDS encoding DUF962 domain-containing protein, protein MSTTLNALLAEYGESHQNPTNKLVHWICVPLIMFSLLGLLWSVPMPAGVHALSPWLNLATVVMVLAVVYYFRLSVPLAIGMVLITVVMAMGIRLIDAESGLPLWTISLIIFVLAWVGQFWGHKVEGKKPSFLKDLQFLLIGPLWLLHFVYRRLGWQY, encoded by the coding sequence ATGTCCACCACCTTGAATGCTTTATTGGCCGAATATGGTGAAAGCCACCAAAACCCTACCAACAAGCTGGTGCACTGGATATGCGTGCCGCTGATAATGTTTTCCCTTTTGGGGTTGTTATGGTCGGTACCTATGCCGGCGGGGGTGCATGCACTTAGTCCGTGGCTGAACCTGGCTACGGTAGTAATGGTACTGGCCGTGGTGTATTATTTCCGGCTCTCCGTGCCGCTGGCCATTGGCATGGTGCTGATTACTGTAGTAATGGCAATGGGCATCCGGCTGATTGATGCCGAATCTGGTTTACCGCTCTGGACCATCAGCCTCATCATCTTCGTGCTGGCCTGGGTGGGACAATTCTGGGGGCATAAAGTAGAAGGCAAAAAGCCCAGCTTTCTGAAGGATCTGCAATTTCTGCTCATTGGCCCGCTGTGGCTGCTGCACTTTGTATACCGGCGACTGGGATGGCAGTATTAA
- a CDS encoding cryptochrome/photolyase family protein, with product MAKIVLFWHRRDLRQHDNAGLTAALQSGYPVVPLFIYDRDILDNLPSRRDARVTFIYQEVERLARQTEQAGGTFLAYHGQPLEVFEQLLQQLDVAAVYTNEDYEPYATARDTAVAELLKARGVEFRAFKDQVIFAKNEILSKSGTPSKVFGAYSKAWQAALRDEHLAPYPTAELFQTGNLQALPATPARPTLADMGFIPFEQFVPAAELPAEALVRNYHNTRDKPGLVNSSTRRSVHLRFGTLSVRELMRQARELNPKLLGELIWRDYFMMLLWHFPFSATESYDPRLRRVPYRNNEAEFTAWCEGRTGYPLVDAGMRELNQTGYMPNRARIAAAGFLVKHLLIDWRWGERYFADKLLDYDLAQNVGNWQWMAGTGAVAAPWFRVYSPQSQQEQYDPTFAYVWQWIPEFGTCEYPKPIVDHKFARERAITTLRTAYKAME from the coding sequence ATGGCTAAAATCGTATTGTTCTGGCATCGGCGCGACCTGCGCCAGCATGATAACGCGGGCCTCACGGCGGCGCTGCAAAGTGGCTACCCGGTAGTGCCCCTGTTCATCTACGACCGGGATATTCTGGACAACCTGCCCAGCCGCCGCGATGCGCGCGTCACGTTTATCTACCAGGAAGTGGAGCGCCTGGCCCGGCAAACGGAACAAGCCGGGGGCACTTTCCTAGCCTACCACGGCCAGCCATTGGAGGTTTTTGAGCAATTGCTGCAGCAGCTGGACGTAGCCGCCGTGTATACCAACGAGGATTACGAGCCCTACGCCACTGCCCGGGACACCGCCGTGGCGGAACTGCTGAAGGCCCGCGGGGTGGAGTTTCGCGCGTTTAAGGACCAGGTAATCTTTGCCAAGAATGAGATTCTCAGCAAGTCCGGCACGCCCTCCAAAGTGTTTGGGGCCTACAGCAAAGCCTGGCAGGCCGCGCTGCGCGACGAGCACTTAGCCCCCTACCCCACGGCCGAGCTTTTTCAGACCGGGAACCTGCAAGCCTTGCCCGCCACGCCGGCCCGCCCGACCTTGGCGGATATGGGCTTTATTCCTTTCGAGCAGTTTGTGCCCGCCGCCGAGCTGCCCGCGGAGGCCCTGGTGCGCAACTACCATAACACCCGCGACAAGCCCGGCCTGGTGAATAGCAGCACGCGCCGCTCGGTGCACCTGCGGTTTGGCACCCTGAGCGTGCGGGAGTTGATGCGGCAGGCCCGGGAGCTGAATCCCAAACTGCTGGGCGAGCTGATCTGGCGCGACTACTTCATGATGCTGCTCTGGCACTTTCCCTTCTCCGCCACCGAAAGCTACGACCCGCGCCTGCGCCGCGTGCCCTACCGCAACAACGAAGCGGAGTTTACCGCCTGGTGCGAAGGCCGCACGGGCTACCCGCTGGTTGATGCCGGTATGCGGGAGCTCAACCAAACCGGCTATATGCCCAACCGGGCCCGCATTGCTGCCGCGGGCTTTCTGGTGAAGCACCTGCTCATTGACTGGCGCTGGGGCGAGCGGTACTTCGCCGATAAGCTGCTGGACTACGACCTGGCCCAGAACGTGGGCAACTGGCAATGGATGGCCGGCACCGGCGCCGTGGCCGCCCCCTGGTTCCGGGTATACAGCCCCCAAAGCCAGCAGGAACAGTACGACCCCACCTTCGCCTACGTGTGGCAATGGATACCCGAGTTTGGCACTTGCGAATACCCCAAACCCATTGTAGACCACAAATTTGCCCGCGAACGGGCCATTACTACCCTGCGCACGGCCTATAAAGCCATGGAGTAA
- a CDS encoding phenylalanine 4-monooxygenase translates to MMTSSSDFLLSDTATALAALPLMEQQYAHYTAADQHVWQLLFDRQSALLPGRAAEPFLEGLRQIGFHRHAIPDFAEVNPRLRALTGWELVVVPGIVDDAVFFGLLADKKFPATTWLRKLEQLDYLEEPDMFHDVFGHVPLLMNPEFACFLQELGEAAVQQFERWPATLELFTRLYWFTAEFGLLRQPDGLRIYGAGLLSSHGEVKFSLSEKPTRLEFSLDGVLTTPFEKDHFQELYFVLESMDQLAESLVQLKARLAQ, encoded by the coding sequence ATGATGACTTCTTCCTCCGATTTTCTGCTTTCCGATACCGCCACCGCGCTGGCCGCGCTGCCGCTCATGGAGCAGCAATACGCCCACTACACCGCCGCCGACCAGCACGTGTGGCAATTGCTGTTCGACCGGCAGTCGGCGCTGCTGCCGGGGCGGGCGGCCGAGCCTTTCTTGGAAGGGCTGCGGCAGATAGGTTTTCACCGCCATGCCATTCCGGATTTTGCAGAGGTAAACCCGCGCCTGCGGGCCCTTACCGGCTGGGAATTGGTAGTAGTGCCGGGCATTGTGGATGATGCCGTTTTCTTTGGCCTGCTGGCTGATAAGAAATTCCCCGCTACCACGTGGCTGCGCAAGCTGGAGCAGCTGGATTACCTGGAAGAGCCCGACATGTTCCATGACGTGTTTGGCCATGTACCGCTGTTGATGAACCCGGAGTTTGCCTGCTTCCTGCAAGAGCTGGGTGAAGCCGCGGTGCAGCAATTTGAGCGTTGGCCCGCCACCCTGGAGCTGTTCACGCGCCTATACTGGTTTACCGCCGAGTTTGGCCTGCTGCGCCAGCCCGACGGGCTGCGCATCTACGGGGCCGGCCTGCTATCCTCACATGGAGAAGTGAAGTTCAGCCTCAGCGAAAAACCCACCCGCCTGGAGTTCAGCCTGGATGGGGTACTTACCACGCCCTTCGAGAAAGACCACTTTCAGGAGCTGTACTTCGTGCTGGAAAGCATGGACCAGCTGGCCGAAAGCCTGGTTCAACTTAAGGCCCGTTTAGCGCAATAA
- a CDS encoding dienelactone hydrolase family protein, with protein sequence MKKIWTLCLALLGTATLASAQTSTTAAKPVMSCCAKPAANQQATEAFAMLATNEEFSGGHDAPLPYEYQGPGEMIEFKTTDGQTARGFEIKSNVRSDKYLFVIHEWWGLNDYIKKEAARFATELKGVNVIALDLYDGKVAETADEAGKLMQAVQTARAEAIIKGAILHAGPKAQIASVGWCFGGGWSLQTALLAGPKAVGCVMYYGMPEKSVDRLKTLNTDVLGIFAAQDQWISPTVVAEFVRDMATAKKKVTIKNYNADHAFANPSNPKYSQEYAEDAHALTVAYLRKNFKLKG encoded by the coding sequence ATGAAAAAAATCTGGACGCTTTGCCTGGCGCTGCTGGGCACAGCCACCCTGGCCTCCGCGCAGACTTCTACCACGGCCGCCAAACCGGTTATGAGCTGCTGCGCCAAGCCGGCGGCCAACCAGCAAGCCACTGAAGCCTTTGCCATGCTGGCCACCAACGAGGAATTCTCCGGCGGCCACGATGCTCCCCTGCCCTATGAGTACCAGGGCCCCGGCGAGATGATTGAATTCAAAACCACCGACGGCCAGACTGCCCGCGGCTTCGAAATCAAAAGCAACGTGCGCTCCGATAAGTATCTGTTTGTGATCCACGAGTGGTGGGGCCTGAACGACTACATCAAGAAGGAAGCCGCCCGCTTTGCCACTGAGCTGAAAGGCGTCAACGTTATTGCCCTCGACCTTTATGATGGCAAAGTGGCGGAAACGGCAGATGAAGCCGGCAAGCTGATGCAGGCTGTGCAAACGGCCCGCGCCGAGGCCATTATTAAAGGTGCTATCCTGCATGCCGGCCCCAAAGCGCAGATTGCCAGCGTTGGCTGGTGCTTCGGTGGTGGCTGGTCATTGCAAACGGCCCTGCTGGCCGGCCCCAAAGCGGTAGGCTGCGTGATGTACTACGGCATGCCGGAGAAAAGCGTAGACCGCCTCAAAACGCTGAACACCGATGTTCTGGGCATTTTTGCCGCCCAGGATCAGTGGATTTCCCCCACGGTAGTGGCCGAATTTGTACGCGACATGGCAACGGCCAAGAAGAAGGTGACCATTAAAAACTACAATGCCGACCACGCCTTCGCCAACCCCTCCAACCCCAAATACAGCCAGGAATACGCCGAGGACGCCCACGCGCTGACGGTAGCTTACCTGCGCAAAAACTTCAAGCTGAAAGGCTAA